The following are encoded together in the Culex pipiens pallens isolate TS chromosome 1, TS_CPP_V2, whole genome shotgun sequence genome:
- the LOC120421818 gene encoding luciferin 4-monooxygenase-like, with protein MATGTRDEERFILYGGPDPRELLQDRSLGEMIVKELRKQPDNVGLVDPVSEVQLTYRQILEQSAKLAAGMTTMLGLTKQDHTAIVSDNCLEYCLAMFGSIFAASPLALLNPAYVEGELEHGIKLSLPKVIFVSPNALEKIVAVVRKLGLPAKIVLFGEHPKAASYAEVVSFAKLLSSPVNVETYMPDPVDPNAHVALILLSSGTTGLPKGVQLTHINLMTTVAHSMEASKILELPEQLVALAATPLFHAVAGVGLINMITNNCRCVLMPKFSATLFLESIQKYKVNLMTVVPPLMVFLAKHPIVDNYDLSSLMTLICGAAPLSKEIEDKVRDRLGIAFIRQGYGLSETTLGVLMQTGFENKAGCVGKVRMGQWVKVIEPETGKILGPNQRGELCFKGSLIMKGYVGMESAIDADGWLHTGDVGYYDEDEDFFIVDRIKELIKYKGFQVPPAELEAILLRHPKVKDAAVIGIPDERVGELATAYVVKEDDEQVSAEEIVKFVASQVSPQKQLHGGVRFIDEIPKTASGKILRRELRELAKNTKSKL; from the exons ATGGCGACCGGCACGCGTGACGAGGAGCGGTTCATCCTGTACGGTGGTCCCGACCCGCGGGAATTGCTCCAGGATCGATCGCTGGGCGAGATGATCGTGAAGGAGCTGCGGAAGCAGCCGGACAACGTTGGACTG GTTGACCCGGTATCGGAGGTGCAGCTGACCTACCGGCAGATCCTCGAGCAGTCGGCAAAGCTGGCCGCTGGGATGACGACGATGCTTGGGTTGACCAAGCAAGATCACACCGCCATCGTGAGCGATAATTGTCTCGAGTACTGCCTCGCCATGTTTGGTTCAATATTTGCTGCATCACCGCTCGCACTTTTGAACCCTGCCTATGTAGAAG GTGAACTCGAGCATGGCATCAAGCTGTCGCTACCTAAAGTTATCTTTGTATCGCCAAATGCACTGGAAAAGATTGTAGCCGTGGTGAGGAAGCTTGGACTACCAGCGAAGATTGTACTGTTTGGGGAGCATCCGAAGGCCGCTAGCTATGCCGAAGTTGTTTCGTTCGCTAAGCTACTATCGTCACCGGTCAACGTTGAAACTTACATGCCAGACCCGGTAGATCCCAATGCACATGTTGCCTTGATCTTGCTGTCTTCTGGAACCACAGGGCTGCCAAAGGGAGTACAGCTGACCCACATCAACCTCATGACCACGGTAGCCCACTCCATGGAAGCTAGCAAGATCCTCGAATTGCCGGAACAGCTAGTCGCCCTTGCGGCAACTCCGCTATTCCACGCAGTGGCCGGCGTCGGACTGATCAATATGATCACCAACAACTGCCGTTGCGTACTGATGCCAAAGTTTAGCGCCACACTCTTCCTGGAGAGTATCCAAAAGTACAAGGTCAACCTAATGACCGTAGTCCCACCGTTGATGGTGTTCCTTGCCAAACATCCCATCGTAGACAACTACGACCTGTCCTCGCTGATGACCCTAATCTGTGGAGCCGCTCCGCTCAGCAAGGAGATCGAGGACAAGGTTCGCGACCGGCTTGGAATCGCCTTCATCCGGCAGGGTTACGGTCTGAGTGAAACTACGCTTGGAGTGCTGATGCAGACCGGGTTCGAAAACAAGGCCGGCTGCGTCGGCAAGGTCCGCATGGGCCAATGGGTCAAAGTGATCGAGCCCGAAACGGGCAAGATCCTCGGCCCAAACCAGCGCGGCGAGCTCTGCTTCAAGGGATCGCTGATCATGAAGGGCTACGTCGGCATGGAATCGGCCATCGACGCCGACGGGTGGCTCCACACCGGAGACGTCGGATACTACGACGAGGACGAGGACTTTTTCATCGTCGATCGCATCAAGGAGCTGATCAAGTACAAAGGTTTCCAGGTACCTCCGGCGGAACTGGAAGCGATCCTCCTAAGACACCCCAAAGTGAAAGACGCTGCCGTGATTGGCATTCCGGACGAACGGGTTGGCGAACTGGCCACGGCGTACGTCGTCAAGGAAGACGATGAGCAGGTCAGTGCGGAGGAGATCGTCAAGTTCGTGGCCAGTCAGGTGTCGCCGCAGAAGCAGCTGCACGGAGGAGTGAGGTTCATCGACGAGATTCCAAAGACGGCCAGTGGGAAGATTTTGAGGCGCGAGCTGCGCGAACTGGCCAAGAACACCAAGTCGAAACTGTAA